Proteins encoded within one genomic window of Xiphophorus maculatus strain JP 163 A chromosome 11, X_maculatus-5.0-male, whole genome shotgun sequence:
- the thoc2 gene encoding THO complex subunit 2 isoform X3 → MATLILPGEWIKNWEKSGKHEFVQLCKELTEKTDHGNETKDIQAALYEVCSQVVQGNLKIDLVSAVLGEMMELRDDLPSILADVFCILDLETGALEEKNKRDHYTHLVGACLSFVPEAILKERLDPETLESLGLIKQAHQFNQKIVKIKTKLFYKQQKFNLLREENEGYAKLITELGQDLSGNITSHLVLESIKSLIGCFNLDPNRVLDIILEVYESRSEQDEFFLSLIKSYMCEPITLCHILGFKFKFYQEPNEETPKSLYHIAAALLNHKLIELEDLYVHLMPVDATIVEEHKREISEAKQIARKLVTVVLPSEKSEDKEKEKEKEEEKNEKPPDNQKLGLLEALLRIGDWHHAQSIMDQMPSFYATSHKAIALALCQLVHLTVEPLYRRAGVPKGAKGCALQPLKNKRAPQPTESFEDLRKDTFSMLCYLGPHLSHDPILFAKIVRLGKSFMKEYQSDGRPEVKDKMEILLSCFLSIADQVLLPSLSLMECNACMSEELWGLFKLFPYQHRYRLYGQWKNETYSGHPLLVKVKAQTVERAKYIMKRLTKENIKQSGRQIGKLSHSNPTILFDYMLSQIQWYDNLIVPVVDSLKYLTSLNYDVLAYCIIEALANPEKEKMKHDDTTLSLWLQSLASLCGAVFRKYPIELAGLLQYVTNQLKAGKSFDLLILKEVVQKMAGIEITDEMTSEQLEAMTGGEQLKAEGGYFGQIRNTKKSSQRLKDALLDHELALPLCLLMAQQRNGVVFLEGGEKHLKLVGHLYDQCHDTLVQFGGFLASNLSTEDYIKRVPSIDVLCNQFHTPHDAAFFLSRPMYAHQILSKYEELKKAEKGNRQQQKVTKYVAACEQVMMPVHEAVMSLHPARVWDDLRPQFYATFWSLTMYDLAVPHAAYEREVNKLRVQIKAIEENSEIPLNKKKKEKERCTALQEKLQEEEKKQMEHVQRVLHRLKLEKDSWLLTKSTKNETITKFLQLCLFPRCIFSSIDAVYCARFVELVHQQKTPNFCTLLCYDRVFSAIIYTVASCTENESHRYGRFLCCMLETVTRWHSNRAVYEKECVNYPGFLTIFRAAGFDGGNKADQLDYENFRHVVHKWHYMLTKASVHCLETGDYTHIRNILIVLTKILPCYPKVLNLGQALECRVHKICLEEKDKRPDLYALAMGYSGRLKSQKVHMVPENEFHHKDQPARSATPASQQNGPGSTGKPAANTSKTEEGGFEDGDRVKDKSQGTTKPVNKANSTAAKVTTSNGNGALNSTKAVKDDKEKSGKEKKEKKEKTPGSTPETTKAESRREKQRDERAGKEERLLREGKEKTPKADREKVKLDEKSGKDDKAKAGNGEPVEPGRDAVKESKNKEKGDRNAATATLKSPNPRSDSAESERDHKRRKLDSHSSPSHSSSVKDSSNELKDPATKQHINFNSVARSKSREREVEKKDTESVQGRSKEKKEEKERKERKRDHAVNDREASQESKRRKDENGTNSSKNSQSTSPSCDSPLTPEKEKTKRSKSSSKEKAESVKAERTSSGGKKESRHEKSEKKEKRDSAGGKEEKKQSSDKHR, encoded by the exons ATGGCGACACTTATTCTCCCCGGTGAATGGATCAAAAACTGGGAAAAATCAGGAAAACACGAATT TGTGCAACTCTGCAAAGAGCTAACAGAAAAAACTGATCATGGGAATGAAACTAAAG ACATACAGGCCGCTCTTTATGAGGTCTGCTCGCAGGTTGTCCAGGGTAACCTGAAAATTGATCTCGTTTCCGCTGTCCTCGGGGAAATGATG gaactCAGAGATGATTTGCCATCAATTTTAGCAGATGTGTTCTGTATATTAG ATTTAGAAACTGGTGCACTAGAAGAAAAGAACAAGCGGGACCATTACACTCATTTAGTGGGAGCCTGTTTG TCTTTTGTACCGGAGGCCATCCTGAAAGAACGACTCGACCCAGAGACCTTGGAATCTCTTGGATTGATAAAACAAGCTCATCAGTTTAATCAAAAGATTGTAAAAATCAAGACTAAGCTATT TTACAAACAGCAGAAGTTTAACTTGCTAAGGGAAGAGAACGAGGGCTACGCCAAACTGATCACAGAACTCGGTCAAGACCTTTCCGGCAATATCACCAGCCACCTCGTCCTGGAGAGCATAAAGTCCCTCATAG GCTGCTTCAATTTGGATCCTAATCGGGTTCTGGACATCATCTTGGAGGTGTATGAGAGCCGGTCTGAACAAGATGAGTTCTTTCTGTCCCTCATCAAGTCCTACATGTGTGAGCCAATCACCCTCTGCCATATACTGGGCTTTAAGTTCAAGTTCTACCAG GAACCTAATGAGGAAACTCCAAAATCACTTTACCACATTGCTGCTGCTCTCCTGAACCACAAGCTGATAGAGCTGGAGGATCTCTATGTTCAT CTTATGCCAGTAGATGCCACCATTGTAGAAGAACACAAACGGGAGATTTCAGAGGCCAAGCAGATCGCTCGCAAGCTGGTGACGGTCGTGCTTCCCTCGGAGAAAAGTGAAGAcaaggagaaggagaaagaaaaggaagaagaaaagaacgAGAAG CCACCTGACAACCAGAAGCTCGGTCTTTTGGAGGCTCTACTCAGGATCGGAGACTGGCACCACGCCCAGAGTATCATGGACCAGATGCCGTCTTTTTACGCTACTTCTCACAAGGCCATTGCGCTGGCGCTTTGCCAACTTGTACACCTGACCGTGGAGCCTCTTTATAGAAG AGCTGGCGTTCCAAAAGGAGCAAAGGGCTGTGCGCTGCAACCGCTGAAGAACAAGCGGGCTCCTCAGCCCACCGAGAGCTTCGAGGATCTACGGAAAGATACGTTCAGCATGCTCTGCTACCTGGGCCCTCACCTCTCCCATGACCCCATTCTCTTTGCTAAGATAGTACGATTGGGCAAGTCCTTCATGAAAGAG TATCAATCTGACGGTAGACCTGAAGTGAAAGATAAGATG GAGATATTGTTGAGCTGCTTCCTGAGCATCGCAGATCAGGTGTTGctgccctctctctctctaatgGAGTGCAACGCCTGCATGTCTGAGGAACTATGGGGCCTGTTTAAGCTCTTTCCCTACCAGCACAG GTACCGGCTTTATGGGCAGTGGAAGAATGAGACCTACTCCGGCCATCCATTGTTGGTTAAAGTAAAAGCCCAGACCGTGGAAAGGGCCAAATACATTATGAA GCGCTTGACCAAAGAGAACATAAAACAGTCTGGACGACAGATTGGCAAACTGAGCCATAGCAACCCCACCATCCTCTTCGATTAC ATGTTGTCTCAGATCCAGTGGTACGACAACCTCATTGTTCCGGTGGTGGACTCATTGAAATACCTCACATCTCTCAACTATGACGTCCTGGCCT aTTGCATCATCGAAGCTCTGGCCAACCCCGAGAAGGAGAAGATGAAACATGACGACACTACACTCTCCTTGTGGCTCCAGA GTTTGGCAAGTCTGTGTGGAGCCGTGTTCAGAAAATACCCGATTGAATTGGCCGGCCTTCTGCAGTATGTTACCAACCAGCTGAAGGCGggaaaaag ttttGACTTGCTGATTCTGAAGGAGGTGGTGCAGAAAATGGCTGGCATTGAGATCACAGACGAAATGACTTCAGAGCAGTTGGAGGCCATGACAGGAGGAGAGCAGCTGAAAGCTGAG GGCGGCTACTTCGGCCAGATCAGGAACACAAAGAAATCTTCTCAGCGCCTGAAGGATGCTCTGCTTGACCACGAACTAGCGCTGCCGCTGTGTTTACTCATGGCCCAACAACGAAATGGAGTCGTTTTCCTGGAGGGAGGAGAGAAGCATCTAAAACTCGTGGGGCACCTTTATGACCAG tgtcaCGACACACTGGTGCAGTTTGGTGGTTTTCTAGCCTCCAATCTCAGCACAGAGGATTATATAAAGCGAGTTCCCTCCATCGACGTCCTTTGTAACCAGTTTCACACCCCGCATGATGCCGCTTTCTTCTTGTCGCGCCCCATGTACGCACATCAGATCTTG TCAAAATACGAGGAGCTAAAGAAGGCTGAAAAAGGCAACCGACAGCAGCAGAAGGTCACCAAGTACGTGGCGGCGTGCGAACAGGTGATGATGCCGGTGCACGAGGCTGTGATGTCGCTCCATCCGGCCAGAGTCTGGGACGATCTGCGGCCTCAGTTCTACGCCACCTTCTGGTCGCTCACCATGTATGACTTGGCCGTGCCGCATGCTGCGTATGAGCGGGAGGTAAACAAGCTAAGGGTCCAGATCAAGGCCATCGAGGAGAACTCTGAGATA cctttaaataagaagaagaaggagaaggaacGTTGCACAGCCCTGCAAGAAAAGTtacaggaggaagaaaagaaacaaatggagCATGTCCAAAGAGTTCTGCACCGTCTCAAGCTGGAAAAAGACAGCTGGTTGTTAACCA AATCCACAAAGAACGAGACCATAACGAAGTTCCTGCAGCTGTGCCTGTTCCCTCGCTGCATCTTCTCCTCCATCGACGCCGTGTACTGCGCCCGCTTCGTCGAGCTCGTCCACCAGCAGAAAACCCCGAACTTCTGCACTCTCCTCTGCTACGACAGG GTTTTCTCTGCCATCATTTACACGGTGGCCAGCTGCACAGAGAACGAGTCTCACCGCTACGGCCGCTTCCTCTGCTGCATGTTGGAAACGGTGACCCGGTGGCATAGCAACCGCGCCGTCTACGAGAAG GAGTGTGTGAATTATCCAGGCTTCCTGACAATCTTCCGAGCCGCAGGGTTCGATGGAGGAAACAAAGCGGATCAGCTGGATTATGAGAACTTTCGGCATGTGGTCCACAAATGGCACTATATGCTGACTAAA GCTTCAGTCCACTGCCTGGAAACAGGAGATTACACCCACATCCGGAACATTCTGATCGTTCTTACCAAGATCTTACCCTGCTACCCAAAGGTCCTGAACCTGGGCCAAGCGCTGGAGTGCCGGGTCCACAAGATCTGCCTTGAAGAGAAGGATAAGAGGCCAGACCTCTATGCCTTAGCAATGGG TTATTCAGGTCGGTTGAAAAGCCAGAAGGTGCACATGGTCCCTGAGAATGAGTTCCACCACAAGGACCAGCCAGCTCGCAGCGCCACGCCGGCGAGTCAGCAGAACGGCCCTGGAAGCACCGGCAAGCCCGCCGCCAACACCAGCAAGACCGAGGAGGGGGGATTTGAAGACGGGG ACCGGGTCAAGGATAAATCTCAGGGGACCACAAAACCAGTCAACAAAGCCAACAGCACAGCAGCCAAAGTGACCACCAGCAATGGAAACGGTGCTCTCAACAG CACCAAAGCTGTAAAAGATGACAAAGAGAAGAgcgggaaagaaaaaaaagaaaagaaagaaaagacgcCAGGAAGCACACCAGAGACGACGAAGGCAGAGAGCCGCAGGGAGAAGCAGAGAGACGAAAGAGCGGGAAAGGAGGAGCGGTTGCTGCGCGAGGGTAAGGAGAAGACCCCGAAAGCAGACCGGGAGAAAGTCAAGCTGGACGAAAAGAGCGGCAAAGACGACAAGGCCAAAGCCGGAAACGGGGAGCCAGTGGAACCAGGCAGAGACGCCGTCAAGGAATCCAAGAACAAGGAGAAAGGAGACAGGAATGCTGCGACTGCAACCCTCAAGTCACCAAATCCGAGATCCGATTCAGCCGAATCTGAGAGGG ATCACAAAAGACGAAAGCTCGACAGTCACTCGTCCCCATCCCACTCCTCATCTGTTAAG GACAGTAGCAACGAACTCAAGGATCCTGCAACCAAG CAGCACATCAACTTTAATTCAGTTGCCCGGTCCAAGAGCAGAGAGAGGGAAGTGGAGAAGAAAGACACAGAGAGCGTACAAGGCCGATCCAAagagaagaaggaggaaaaggagCGGAAAGAGAGAAAACGA GATCACGCCGTTAACGACCGCGAGGCCAGCCAAGAATCCAAGCGGAGGAAGGACGAGAACGGCACCA ATTCCTCCAAAAACAGCCAGAGCACCAGCCCTTCCTGCGACTCTCCACTGACGCCGGAGAAGGAGAAGACCAAGAGATCCAAATCCTCGAGCAAGGAGAAGGCCGAGTCCGTGAAAGCCGAACGAACGTCTTCCGGAGGCAAGAAG GAGTCCAGACATGAAAAGTctgagaagaaggagaagagggACAGCGCTGGagggaaggaggagaaaaagca GTCGTCTGACAAGCACAGATAA
- the thoc2 gene encoding THO complex subunit 2 isoform X4 has translation MATLILPGEWIKNWEKSGKHEFVQLCKELTEKTDHGNETKDIQAALYEVCSQVVQGNLKIDLVSAVLGEMMELRDDLPSILADVFCILDLETGALEEKNKRDHYTHLVGACLSFVPEAILKERLDPETLESLGLIKQAHQFNQKIVKIKTKLFYKQQKFNLLREENEGYAKLITELGQDLSGNITSHLVLESIKSLIGCFNLDPNRVLDIILEVYESRSEQDEFFLSLIKSYMCEPITLCHILGFKFKFYQEPNEETPKSLYHIAAALLNHKLIELEDLYVHLMPVDATIVEEHKREISEAKQIARKLVTVVLPSEKSEDKEKEKEKEEEKNEKPPDNQKLGLLEALLRIGDWHHAQSIMDQMPSFYATSHKAIALALCQLVHLTVEPLYRRAGVPKGAKGCALQPLKNKRAPQPTESFEDLRKDTFSMLCYLGPHLSHDPILFAKIVRLGKSFMKEYQSDGRPEVKDKMEILLSCFLSIADQVLLPSLSLMECNACMSEELWGLFKLFPYQHRYRLYGQWKNETYSGHPLLVKVKAQTVERAKYIMKRLTKENIKQSGRQIGKLSHSNPTILFDYMLSQIQWYDNLIVPVVDSLKYLTSLNYDVLAYCIIEALANPEKEKMKHDDTTLSLWLQSLASLCGAVFRKYPIELAGLLQYVTNQLKAGKSFDLLILKEVVQKMAGIEITDEMTSEQLEAMTGGEQLKAEGGYFGQIRNTKKSSQRLKDALLDHELALPLCLLMAQQRNGVVFLEGGEKHLKLVGHLYDQCHDTLVQFGGFLASNLSTEDYIKRVPSIDVLCNQFHTPHDAAFFLSRPMYAHQILSKYEELKKAEKGNRQQQKVTKYVAACEQVMMPVHEAVMSLHPARVWDDLRPQFYATFWSLTMYDLAVPHAAYEREVNKLRVQIKAIEENSEIPLNKKKKEKERCTALQEKLQEEEKKQMEHVQRVLHRLKLEKDSWLLTKSTKNETITKFLQLCLFPRCIFSSIDAVYCARFVELVHQQKTPNFCTLLCYDRVFSAIIYTVASCTENESHRYGRFLCCMLETVTRWHSNRAVYEKECVNYPGFLTIFRAAGFDGGNKADQLDYENFRHVVHKWHYMLTKASVHCLETGDYTHIRNILIVLTKILPCYPKVLNLGQALECRVHKICLEEKDKRPDLYALAMGYSGRLKSQKVHMVPENEFHHKDQPARSATPASQQNGPGSTGKPAANTSKTEEGGFEDGDRVKDKSQGTTKPVNKANSTAAKVTTSNGNGALNSTKAVKDDKEKSGKEKKEKKEKTPGSTPETTKAESRREKQRDERAGKEERLLREGKEKTPKADREKVKLDEKSGKDDKAKAGNGEPVEPGRDAVKESKNKEKGDRNAATATLKSPNPRSDSAESERDHKRRKLDSHSSPSHSSSVKDSSNELKDPATKDHAVNDREASQESKRRKDENGTNSSKNSQSTSPSCDSPLTPEKEKTKRSKSSSKEKAESVKAERTSSGGKKESRHEKSEKKEKRDSAGGKEEKKHHKSSDKHR, from the exons ATGGCGACACTTATTCTCCCCGGTGAATGGATCAAAAACTGGGAAAAATCAGGAAAACACGAATT TGTGCAACTCTGCAAAGAGCTAACAGAAAAAACTGATCATGGGAATGAAACTAAAG ACATACAGGCCGCTCTTTATGAGGTCTGCTCGCAGGTTGTCCAGGGTAACCTGAAAATTGATCTCGTTTCCGCTGTCCTCGGGGAAATGATG gaactCAGAGATGATTTGCCATCAATTTTAGCAGATGTGTTCTGTATATTAG ATTTAGAAACTGGTGCACTAGAAGAAAAGAACAAGCGGGACCATTACACTCATTTAGTGGGAGCCTGTTTG TCTTTTGTACCGGAGGCCATCCTGAAAGAACGACTCGACCCAGAGACCTTGGAATCTCTTGGATTGATAAAACAAGCTCATCAGTTTAATCAAAAGATTGTAAAAATCAAGACTAAGCTATT TTACAAACAGCAGAAGTTTAACTTGCTAAGGGAAGAGAACGAGGGCTACGCCAAACTGATCACAGAACTCGGTCAAGACCTTTCCGGCAATATCACCAGCCACCTCGTCCTGGAGAGCATAAAGTCCCTCATAG GCTGCTTCAATTTGGATCCTAATCGGGTTCTGGACATCATCTTGGAGGTGTATGAGAGCCGGTCTGAACAAGATGAGTTCTTTCTGTCCCTCATCAAGTCCTACATGTGTGAGCCAATCACCCTCTGCCATATACTGGGCTTTAAGTTCAAGTTCTACCAG GAACCTAATGAGGAAACTCCAAAATCACTTTACCACATTGCTGCTGCTCTCCTGAACCACAAGCTGATAGAGCTGGAGGATCTCTATGTTCAT CTTATGCCAGTAGATGCCACCATTGTAGAAGAACACAAACGGGAGATTTCAGAGGCCAAGCAGATCGCTCGCAAGCTGGTGACGGTCGTGCTTCCCTCGGAGAAAAGTGAAGAcaaggagaaggagaaagaaaaggaagaagaaaagaacgAGAAG CCACCTGACAACCAGAAGCTCGGTCTTTTGGAGGCTCTACTCAGGATCGGAGACTGGCACCACGCCCAGAGTATCATGGACCAGATGCCGTCTTTTTACGCTACTTCTCACAAGGCCATTGCGCTGGCGCTTTGCCAACTTGTACACCTGACCGTGGAGCCTCTTTATAGAAG AGCTGGCGTTCCAAAAGGAGCAAAGGGCTGTGCGCTGCAACCGCTGAAGAACAAGCGGGCTCCTCAGCCCACCGAGAGCTTCGAGGATCTACGGAAAGATACGTTCAGCATGCTCTGCTACCTGGGCCCTCACCTCTCCCATGACCCCATTCTCTTTGCTAAGATAGTACGATTGGGCAAGTCCTTCATGAAAGAG TATCAATCTGACGGTAGACCTGAAGTGAAAGATAAGATG GAGATATTGTTGAGCTGCTTCCTGAGCATCGCAGATCAGGTGTTGctgccctctctctctctaatgGAGTGCAACGCCTGCATGTCTGAGGAACTATGGGGCCTGTTTAAGCTCTTTCCCTACCAGCACAG GTACCGGCTTTATGGGCAGTGGAAGAATGAGACCTACTCCGGCCATCCATTGTTGGTTAAAGTAAAAGCCCAGACCGTGGAAAGGGCCAAATACATTATGAA GCGCTTGACCAAAGAGAACATAAAACAGTCTGGACGACAGATTGGCAAACTGAGCCATAGCAACCCCACCATCCTCTTCGATTAC ATGTTGTCTCAGATCCAGTGGTACGACAACCTCATTGTTCCGGTGGTGGACTCATTGAAATACCTCACATCTCTCAACTATGACGTCCTGGCCT aTTGCATCATCGAAGCTCTGGCCAACCCCGAGAAGGAGAAGATGAAACATGACGACACTACACTCTCCTTGTGGCTCCAGA GTTTGGCAAGTCTGTGTGGAGCCGTGTTCAGAAAATACCCGATTGAATTGGCCGGCCTTCTGCAGTATGTTACCAACCAGCTGAAGGCGggaaaaag ttttGACTTGCTGATTCTGAAGGAGGTGGTGCAGAAAATGGCTGGCATTGAGATCACAGACGAAATGACTTCAGAGCAGTTGGAGGCCATGACAGGAGGAGAGCAGCTGAAAGCTGAG GGCGGCTACTTCGGCCAGATCAGGAACACAAAGAAATCTTCTCAGCGCCTGAAGGATGCTCTGCTTGACCACGAACTAGCGCTGCCGCTGTGTTTACTCATGGCCCAACAACGAAATGGAGTCGTTTTCCTGGAGGGAGGAGAGAAGCATCTAAAACTCGTGGGGCACCTTTATGACCAG tgtcaCGACACACTGGTGCAGTTTGGTGGTTTTCTAGCCTCCAATCTCAGCACAGAGGATTATATAAAGCGAGTTCCCTCCATCGACGTCCTTTGTAACCAGTTTCACACCCCGCATGATGCCGCTTTCTTCTTGTCGCGCCCCATGTACGCACATCAGATCTTG TCAAAATACGAGGAGCTAAAGAAGGCTGAAAAAGGCAACCGACAGCAGCAGAAGGTCACCAAGTACGTGGCGGCGTGCGAACAGGTGATGATGCCGGTGCACGAGGCTGTGATGTCGCTCCATCCGGCCAGAGTCTGGGACGATCTGCGGCCTCAGTTCTACGCCACCTTCTGGTCGCTCACCATGTATGACTTGGCCGTGCCGCATGCTGCGTATGAGCGGGAGGTAAACAAGCTAAGGGTCCAGATCAAGGCCATCGAGGAGAACTCTGAGATA cctttaaataagaagaagaaggagaaggaacGTTGCACAGCCCTGCAAGAAAAGTtacaggaggaagaaaagaaacaaatggagCATGTCCAAAGAGTTCTGCACCGTCTCAAGCTGGAAAAAGACAGCTGGTTGTTAACCA AATCCACAAAGAACGAGACCATAACGAAGTTCCTGCAGCTGTGCCTGTTCCCTCGCTGCATCTTCTCCTCCATCGACGCCGTGTACTGCGCCCGCTTCGTCGAGCTCGTCCACCAGCAGAAAACCCCGAACTTCTGCACTCTCCTCTGCTACGACAGG GTTTTCTCTGCCATCATTTACACGGTGGCCAGCTGCACAGAGAACGAGTCTCACCGCTACGGCCGCTTCCTCTGCTGCATGTTGGAAACGGTGACCCGGTGGCATAGCAACCGCGCCGTCTACGAGAAG GAGTGTGTGAATTATCCAGGCTTCCTGACAATCTTCCGAGCCGCAGGGTTCGATGGAGGAAACAAAGCGGATCAGCTGGATTATGAGAACTTTCGGCATGTGGTCCACAAATGGCACTATATGCTGACTAAA GCTTCAGTCCACTGCCTGGAAACAGGAGATTACACCCACATCCGGAACATTCTGATCGTTCTTACCAAGATCTTACCCTGCTACCCAAAGGTCCTGAACCTGGGCCAAGCGCTGGAGTGCCGGGTCCACAAGATCTGCCTTGAAGAGAAGGATAAGAGGCCAGACCTCTATGCCTTAGCAATGGG TTATTCAGGTCGGTTGAAAAGCCAGAAGGTGCACATGGTCCCTGAGAATGAGTTCCACCACAAGGACCAGCCAGCTCGCAGCGCCACGCCGGCGAGTCAGCAGAACGGCCCTGGAAGCACCGGCAAGCCCGCCGCCAACACCAGCAAGACCGAGGAGGGGGGATTTGAAGACGGGG ACCGGGTCAAGGATAAATCTCAGGGGACCACAAAACCAGTCAACAAAGCCAACAGCACAGCAGCCAAAGTGACCACCAGCAATGGAAACGGTGCTCTCAACAG CACCAAAGCTGTAAAAGATGACAAAGAGAAGAgcgggaaagaaaaaaaagaaaagaaagaaaagacgcCAGGAAGCACACCAGAGACGACGAAGGCAGAGAGCCGCAGGGAGAAGCAGAGAGACGAAAGAGCGGGAAAGGAGGAGCGGTTGCTGCGCGAGGGTAAGGAGAAGACCCCGAAAGCAGACCGGGAGAAAGTCAAGCTGGACGAAAAGAGCGGCAAAGACGACAAGGCCAAAGCCGGAAACGGGGAGCCAGTGGAACCAGGCAGAGACGCCGTCAAGGAATCCAAGAACAAGGAGAAAGGAGACAGGAATGCTGCGACTGCAACCCTCAAGTCACCAAATCCGAGATCCGATTCAGCCGAATCTGAGAGGG ATCACAAAAGACGAAAGCTCGACAGTCACTCGTCCCCATCCCACTCCTCATCTGTTAAG GACAGTAGCAACGAACTCAAGGATCCTGCAACCAAG GATCACGCCGTTAACGACCGCGAGGCCAGCCAAGAATCCAAGCGGAGGAAGGACGAGAACGGCACCA ATTCCTCCAAAAACAGCCAGAGCACCAGCCCTTCCTGCGACTCTCCACTGACGCCGGAGAAGGAGAAGACCAAGAGATCCAAATCCTCGAGCAAGGAGAAGGCCGAGTCCGTGAAAGCCGAACGAACGTCTTCCGGAGGCAAGAAG GAGTCCAGACATGAAAAGTctgagaagaaggagaagagggACAGCGCTGGagggaaggaggagaaaaagca TCATAAGTCGTCTGACAAGCACAGATAA